From one Eucalyptus grandis isolate ANBG69807.140 chromosome 9, ASM1654582v1, whole genome shotgun sequence genomic stretch:
- the LOC104419355 gene encoding transcription factor PRE5, whose product MSSRRSRQSSSSRISDDQITDLVSKLRQHLPEIRDRRRSDKVPASKVLQETCNHIKNLHQEVDNLSERLSQLLSTIDPDSPEAAIIRSLI is encoded by the exons ATGTCCAGCAGAAGGTCAAGGCAATCAAGTTCTTCAAGGATCAGCGATGACCAGATCACTGATCTGGTGTCCAAGTTGCGCCAACATCTTCCTGAGATCCGCGATCGTCGGCGCTCTGATAAG GTACCGGCGTCGAAGGTGTTGCAAGAGACCTGCAACCACATAAAGAACTTGCACCAGGAGGTGGACAACCTCAGCGAGCGACTCTCTCAGCTCTTGTCCACCATCGATCCCGATAGTCCGGAGGCCGCCATCATTAGGAGCTTAATATAA
- the LOC104419356 gene encoding uncharacterized protein LOC104419356, which translates to MTVRDSRIPSFDAEKKKKALPSQQRGPAAAELAFAGAGARGCDRSVDRRRPKASAADAESGGSPVEVESPRSLAGKWMRRAEKELARLHSQVLRIREEDLHLGEDIGEGLSAKDKVSSSSSSGGAAVAVAVAASRADVVVFSRPNLPCSPLSGKVNPIQSLS; encoded by the coding sequence ATGACGGTGAGAGACAGTCGGATCCCCAGCTTCGAcgcggagaagaagaagaaggcgctGCCTTCGCAGCAGCGGGGACCGGCGGCGGCAGAGCTCGCCTTCGCCGGGGCGGGGGCGAGGGGCTGCGACCGGTCGGTCGACCGCCGGAGGCCGAAGGCGTCCGCGGCGGACGCGGAGAGCGGGGGATCGCCGGTGGAGGTGGAGTCGCCGCGGTCTTTGGCGGGGAAGTGGATGCGGCGGGCGGAGAAGGAGCTGGCCCGCTTGCACAGCCAGGTGCTGAGGATCAGAGAGGAGGATCTGCACCTCGGCGAAGATATCGGCGAGGGCCTCAGCGCCAAGGACAAggtcagcagcagcagcagcagcggcggcgcggccgtggcggtggcggtggcggcgtcgCGCGCGGACGTCGTCGTCTTCTCGCGGCCGAACTTGCCATGCTCCCCTCTGAGCGGCAAGGTCAACCCGATCCAGTCCTTAAGCTGA